The Musa acuminata AAA Group cultivar baxijiao chromosome BXJ1-3, Cavendish_Baxijiao_AAA, whole genome shotgun sequence genome window below encodes:
- the LOC135638961 gene encoding large ribosomal subunit protein cL38-like produces the protein MASITGMLAYAVPMSCTSSSRPRASSPASPGGGGGGWMGVECSSRPQKKATAHHMKTRPKKTQPWDVKRKGPTAYPPLPVLPPDWTLVPEQEQAAATEVEEAPATGAE, from the coding sequence ATGGCGTCGATCACGGGGATGTTGGCGTACGCCGTTCCCATGTCGTGTACCAGCAGCAGCAGACCCAGGGCTTCGTCTCCCGCGTCgccgggcggcggcggcgggggatgGATGGGAGTGGAGTGCTCGTCGCGGCCGCAGAAGAAGGCGACGGCGCACCACATGAAGACGAGGCCTAAGAAGACGCAGCCTTGGGACGTCAAGCGAAAGGGCCCGACCGCGTACCCACCTCTCCCCGTCCTCCCTCCGGATTGGACCCTTGTCCCCGAGCAGGAGCAGGCGGCGGCGACGGAGGTGGAAGAAGCTCCGGCCACCGGCGCAGAGTGA